A stretch of Mesoplodon densirostris isolate mMesDen1 chromosome 9, mMesDen1 primary haplotype, whole genome shotgun sequence DNA encodes these proteins:
- the LOC132496462 gene encoding probable inactive serine protease 58: MKCYLIFALMSAAGVILAQDSNTEKMNIAEDFTIPYMVYLQSFPEPCVESLIHPEWVLTAAHCPLPVKIRLGVYEPNIENKKEQVRNFSMMVPYPEFNAGSLNNDLVMIKLSKAAALNNQVGTIAIAMEPLSLNDSCFIPTWTWSKYKNLSDPDMLTWINQYTLPYNECQNMQDERVAINIMCVGQPLKTLSENKEVSAAPAILNGILTWAKGSVTLGSEGFFTEVNPYARWIMSIIESY, encoded by the exons ATGAAGTGCTATCTCATCTTTGCACTCATGAGCGCAGCTG GAGTCATTCTGGCCCAAGATTCTAACACTGAGAAGATGAACATAGCAGAAGATTTTACTATTCCTTACATGGTCTATCTTCAGTCCTTCCCAGAACCCTGTGTGGAGTCTCTCATTCACCCTGAGTGGGTACTGACCGCTGCTCACTGTCCCTTACC TGTTAAAATCCGATTGGGAGTTTATGAACCCAACATCGAAAATAAGAAAGAGCAGGTACGGAATTTCTCAATGATGGTGCCCTACCCTGAATTCAACGCAGGATCTCTGAACAATGACTTGGTGATGATAAAACTGTCTAAGGCTGCTGCACTCAACAACCAAGTGGGAACCATAGCCATAGCTATGGAACCCTTATCACTTAATGATTCCTGCTTTATCCCAACCTGGACCTGGAGTAAATATAAAAACC TTAGTGACCCTGACATGCTGACTTGGATCAACCAATATACTCTCCCCTACAATGAGTGCCAGAATATGCAAGATGAAAGAGTGGCAATAAACATCATGTGTGTGGGACAACCTCTAAAGACCTTATCTGAAAATAAG GAAGTCTCAGCAGCTCCAGCCATCTTGAATGGCATCTTGACTTGGGCAAAAGGAAGTGTCACCCTGGGAAGTGAAGGATTCTTCACAGAAGTTAATCCTTATGCAAGATGGATCATGAGCATCATTGAAAGCTACTGA